A genomic window from Methanovulcanius yangii includes:
- a CDS encoding NOG1 family protein, translated as MEFEHIPTIPTADELLERALKRAAAAKKEKRNKVRANEEFVRSVSKSLYDKLDDTVRRFPTFENLPIFYQEMTNILFSIDKLRRSLGALTWAAGRIREVGNDYAWRIRTNPDDASNLRKAATGRMASIMHQVEDDLVLLNSARDVLRKLPDIRDEFTVVVAGYPNVGKSSFIRLISSAEPEVAGYAFTTKQVVVGHRDVGRERMQIVDTPGILDRPAEERNYIEHQALSAITNVADVILFIIDASEACGYPVERQLALLEEVRRVVGDVPVEVVVGKSDLAGMEGYLNMSTTTEEGIEEVVEVLLRYMAASPRSPPAYSQEETL; from the coding sequence GTGGAATTTGAACATATACCGACAATACCGACTGCCGATGAACTCCTTGAGCGTGCGCTCAAGAGAGCGGCGGCCGCCAAAAAAGAAAAGCGCAACAAGGTCCGTGCAAACGAGGAGTTCGTGCGTTCGGTGTCGAAATCCCTTTACGACAAACTGGACGACACCGTCCGCCGGTTCCCGACATTCGAGAACCTGCCCATCTTCTATCAGGAGATGACGAACATCCTCTTTTCCATCGACAAACTGCGGCGGTCCCTCGGTGCCCTGACATGGGCCGCAGGGCGCATCCGCGAGGTCGGAAACGACTATGCATGGCGGATTCGAACGAATCCGGATGATGCATCCAACCTGCGAAAGGCCGCTACCGGGCGCATGGCCTCCATCATGCACCAGGTGGAGGACGACCTCGTCCTCCTGAACAGTGCCCGCGATGTGCTGCGAAAACTCCCCGATATCCGCGACGAGTTCACCGTGGTCGTCGCAGGATACCCGAACGTCGGCAAGTCCTCCTTCATCCGGCTGATATCGTCCGCCGAACCTGAGGTCGCAGGATACGCGTTTACCACGAAGCAGGTCGTCGTGGGACACCGGGACGTGGGACGCGAGCGCATGCAGATCGTGGATACCCCCGGGATCCTCGATCGTCCGGCAGAGGAGCGCAATTATATCGAGCACCAGGCGCTCTCGGCGATCACCAATGTCGCCGATGTCATTCTCTTCATCATCGACGCGAGCGAGGCCTGCGGGTACCCGGTGGAAAGACAGCTCGCCCTTCTCGAGGAGGTCCGCCGGGTGGTGGGTGACGTCCCCGTCGAAGTGGTGGTGGGCAAATCCGACCTCGCCGGGATGGAGGGCTACCTGAACATGTCAACGACAACAGAAGAGGGGATTGAGGAGGTCGTGGAAGTCCTTCTCAGATATATGGCAGCCAGCCCCAGGTCCCCGCCAGCATACAGCCAAGAAGAAACCCTGTAA
- a CDS encoding CBS domain-containing protein, whose protein sequence is MDLSPIQKDILITLIALYHQHSSPIKGEGIADMLKRNPGTVRNQMQALKALGLVDGVPGPKGGYTPTSLAYKELNIADYATDARVPIRRGDDIVPSVNVTEIDFTTLCHPDICQAVVKLIGSVKMFQIGDRITIGPSPVNKLLVRGEIYGKDEVSQSLLITITEMISLPKKKIKHYMSTPVKSIPSTATFREAFGIFTKNRIHGAPVMDGEKVVGIVTLSDISRGIENGMDLATPVTRVMTVKVVTAPPDINLYEVIGRFKEQSIGRLLIMKDDKPIGILTQSDIIRVFPAL, encoded by the coding sequence ATGGATCTGTCGCCCATCCAGAAAGATATTCTCATCACCCTCATTGCCCTCTATCACCAGCATTCATCCCCCATCAAAGGCGAAGGCATTGCGGATATGCTCAAACGAAACCCGGGGACCGTGCGAAATCAGATGCAGGCCCTCAAGGCGCTGGGGCTTGTCGACGGGGTGCCGGGGCCGAAGGGCGGATATACGCCGACGTCCCTTGCCTACAAGGAACTCAATATCGCCGACTATGCAACCGATGCCCGGGTGCCGATACGCAGAGGCGATGACATCGTCCCGAGTGTGAACGTGACCGAGATAGATTTTACCACCCTCTGTCACCCCGATATCTGTCAGGCGGTCGTCAAACTCATCGGCAGCGTCAAGATGTTCCAGATCGGTGATCGGATCACCATCGGACCGTCGCCCGTGAACAAACTGCTGGTGCGAGGCGAGATATACGGGAAGGACGAAGTCTCCCAGTCGCTTCTCATCACGATCACCGAGATGATTTCGCTTCCCAAAAAGAAGATCAAACACTACATGTCGACGCCGGTCAAGAGCATACCTTCGACGGCCACCTTCCGGGAGGCGTTTGGCATTTTCACGAAGAACCGCATCCACGGGGCGCCGGTGATGGACGGGGAGAAGGTGGTGGGCATCGTCACCCTCTCGGACATCTCCCGCGGGATTGAGAACGGGATGGATCTTGCGACCCCGGTCACACGCGTGATGACCGTCAAGGTCGTCACCGCCCCGCCGGACATCAACCTCTACGAGGTGATCGGCAGATTCAAGGAGCAGTCCATCGGGCGACTTCTTATCATGAAGGACGACAAGCCCATCGGCATCCTCACCCAGTCGGACATCATCAGGGTCTTCCCTGCACTCTGA
- a CDS encoding PRC-barrel domain-containing protein, protein MRNTFSRNLSKKKVMSTDGMVIGTIRNIMVDFKTGEVTDLVVKPEQNFDTSSYATEGDKLFIPFEAVKDIRDYIVVDRYLSSRK, encoded by the coding sequence ATGAGGAATACATTCTCCCGCAATCTCTCAAAGAAAAAAGTGATGAGTACGGATGGAATGGTGATTGGGACAATACGGAATATCATGGTCGATTTCAAGACCGGGGAAGTCACCGACCTTGTCGTCAAGCCTGAGCAGAACTTCGATACGTCCAGTTATGCCACCGAAGGGGACAAGCTCTTCATCCCGTTCGAGGCCGTCAAGGATATCCGGGATTATATCGTCGTCGACCGGTATCTCTCTTCACGCAAGTGA